Proteins encoded in a region of the Methanobrevibacter millerae genome:
- the psmB gene encoding archaeal proteasome endopeptidase complex subunit beta, producing MDDKILEGTTTVGITCKDGVVFASERRASMGNLVAHKVAEKIFKIDDHIVTTIAGSVGDAQSLMKIIEAEVSLYQMRNDDAISVKAAASLTANILRSGPMYVQTLLGGMDGDKPSLYSLDPAGGMIEDTYISTGSGSIVAYGVLEDRFRDDLTTDEGIEIAIRAIRAAAERDTFSGNGYLVAKVDKDGFEMLDNEKINEILEKI from the coding sequence ATGGATGACAAAATTTTAGAAGGTACAACAACCGTAGGTATAACCTGTAAAGATGGTGTTGTATTTGCAAGCGAAAGAAGAGCTAGTATGGGTAACTTAGTAGCTCATAAAGTCGCAGAAAAAATATTTAAAATTGATGATCACATCGTAACAACCATAGCTGGTTCTGTTGGAGATGCACAAAGTCTAATGAAAATAATTGAAGCGGAAGTTTCACTTTATCAAATGAGAAACGACGATGCAATTAGCGTTAAAGCTGCAGCATCCTTGACTGCTAACATATTACGTTCCGGACCAATGTATGTTCAAACATTACTCGGTGGTATGGATGGAGATAAACCTTCACTTTACTCACTCGACCCAGCTGGTGGTATGATTGAAGATACTTACATATCAACCGGATCTGGTTCTATTGTAGCATACGGTGTTTTAGAAGACAGATTCCGCGATGATCTTACAACTGATGAAGGAATTGAAATAGCCATAAGAGCTATAAGAGCCGCTGCTGAACGTGACACATTCTCAGGTAATGGATATTTGGTCGCTAAAGTAGATAAAGACGGCTTTGAAATGTTAGATAATGAAAAAATTAATGAGATTCTTGAAAAAATATAA